Part of the Desulfomicrobium macestii genome is shown below.
TTGAGCGCTCTGGCGAAAAGCCTGAACTCTCTTGTCGGCAAGTTCAAAATCTGAAGGCCAAGGAGATCTCCATACCAAGGGGAATCCCAGGCATGATGATAAATCCAGTTTATCCATTCAACACGTTAACGTAACAACATGGAGGAAGAATGAAAAAGATCGCATTATTATTTCTTGCGGCGTGCATGCTCATCCCGGCAATAGGCATGGCAGCTCCGGAGTACACATTTGTCCGCATTGAAAACCTTCCAGAACAGGAGATCGGCGAACGCCTTCTCAAGGAAGTCTACAAACGCGCCGGAATTGAGATCGAAGTCGAAGCCATGTCCGGGGTCCGCGCCCTGGAAGCTGCGAGCTCCGGGGAAAAAGACGGCGAGGCCCTGCGCATCTGGAGCGTCGGCGAAAAATATCCTTCGCTGATTCGCGTTCCAACGCCACTGTCCGCGCTCACGACCCAGGCATTTGTCAGGAAAGACAGCAACATCACAATTTCAAGTCCTGACGAGCTCAAAAAATTCTCCATTGCCATCACGCGTGGCGTAGCCCACACCAAGGACATCACAGCCGGCCTGGAAAATGTGCACGAGGTGCCAAGCGAAGATTTGCTCATGCCTTTCGTCCAGGCAGGCCGCGCCGAAGTGGCCCTCACCAGCCTTGAAAACGGCATGGTCATCCTCAAAAATGCAGGGATCAATGACGTGATTCCCGTGGAAAAACCGCTCAAGGTTCATCCGCTCTACCATTATGTCCATGAAAAGAATAAGAATCTGGTGGAAAAGATCGATGCAGTAATCAAGGAAATGACTGCTTCCGGCGAACTTGAAAAACTTCAGAAACAGTACGCCGCAGACATTCTCAATAATTAGAAAGCTAAAAAGGGAGGCACCATGGCGGATAAGCCTGAAGCCTCCCTTTTTTACATCCGAAAATAAACCAAACATCACGTGTAATAATTTATAAATATTACAATACGACGCTACAAAAAAAAGAATAAGCCCCATTATTCAAGGAAATGACGACTTCTTCGTAATTATCTATTTCAAGATATTTCAGTATAAAGATTAAAATCAGACCGCATAAATATAAGAATTACAACATTAACATTCACTCATTACGACACAATAAAACATAAAAAAATAATAATAAAGTCAATTTATTGCTTTCAAATTATTAAATAAGGACTCTGTGTGAGAATGATAATTTCTCTTGCCTTGTTTATTTTATGCCATAATTTTGCACTTGCCGGGGGAAATTATACATTTGTTCGAATAGAATCACTCGCGGAACAGGACATTGCTGAAAATATTCTGAAACATATTTACAAAAAATCAGGGATGGACATCAATATAATTTCATTTCCAGGAAAGAGAGCGAACCTGGAAGTGACAACAGGGCGTGCAGATGGAGAGACCTCGCGCATATATAATTACGGCGAAATCAACACAGCCCTTATCAGAGTACCTACGCCATACGGAACTCTCAAAACTACCGCTTTTGCTCCACGTGAAAAAAAATTGGTCATCAAATCGATTGACGACCTGAAAAATTTCAGAATAGCCATCGTTCGCGGAGTCCAGCACACTGCGGACATTACCAAAGGCATGCAGAACATTGCGATCTTGAACGATATTTGCGCAATGATGATGTTCGTCAAAGTGGGCCGCGCCGACATTGCGTTGACCAACACCCTGGCAGGAATCGGCGCCCTGAAAAAACTGAAGATGGACGACATCGTCGCTGTAGGCACGTTGGAAGAACTGGATCTGTATCACTATCTCATCCCAAAACACCGAAACATGGTCCCGGTTGTCGATGCGGCAATCCGCGAAATGATCGCGACCGGAGAACTCGAAGAACTTGAGCAGCGGTATGAAAGGCAATATCTGGAAAATATCAGATAGCCCCGAGGCACGACCTGGAACAGCGCCTTCCCGTTCCCGGTTGAGAGACTGCACAAGCCCTAACACCCGAACCGAGCAGAGCTCCTCACATGAATATCGACTTTTCACACGCCTTTCTCACCACCATGTTCGGCTGGCTCCTTGGCGGCTTCGTCAACGGCATCGTCGGCTTCGGCGCGGCCCTGGTGGCCATGCCCATCGTGGCGGCTGGACTCGACATGCAGCTGGCCGTCTCCACCTGCGGGCTGGTGGTCCTTTCGCTCAACGTCCAGATGGCCTGGAATTACCGGCAACACCTTGACTCCTGCGGCATCCGCGCCCTGTTTCTGGGCGGACTGCCCGGCGCCGTCAGCGGCGTGCTGATACTGAAAAACGTCCCGGAATCCGGATTGAAACTCGGGCTTGGCGCCCTGCTCGTGGCCTATTCGATCTGGGGCCTGAGCGGCACGCAAGTGAACAAGCGGAAGCTGGCCGCGCCTTGGGGCATGCTGGCCGGATTCCTCTCCACGGGCCTCGGCACGGCCTTCGGATTCAACGGCCCGCCCCTGGCCGTGTATCTGTCCCTGCGCGGCGGCACGCAGCAGCAGATCAAGGCCGCCCTTGGCGCGTTCTTCATCGTCAGCGGCCTCTTCATCGTCGCGGCCCACGCCTTGGCGGGGCTGTACAGCGCGCACTCATTGACGCTCCTCGCGGTGGCCCTGCCTTCGGTATCCATCGGCGCGTGGGCGGGGATGCGCGTTTCCGGACGGATGCGGGATCTTATTTTTCAGCGGATACTTTTCCTGATGATCCTCATCATGGGTTTGAACATGGCCGTGAAGGCGCTTGGCGCATAATTCACGCCTGCGTGACCTGCCGTGCCCATGGCCTGCCGTGTCCTTGCCCTTCCGTTTCAATGGACGCGACACTGGCCAGCCGAAAAAAACTTGGATAGATGCCGGCCATGAACACGAAACCCGGTCTTTTCCCCGCCTCGCCCTGCTCCGCCGCCGACCTGCCCATCGATGCCGATGGTCGCATCTATCATCTTCAGATCACACCCGAGCAGCTCGCGCCGGACATCCTGCTGGTCGGCGACCCTGGTCGGGCCGAATTCATCGCCCGGACCTTCCTGCACGACCTGGAGGTCGAGCGGGAGCACCGGGGCCTGGTCACGGCCACGGGCACGTCCCGCGCCACAGGGGGCCGGGCCACGATCATCTCACCCTTGCGGACCACCGTTGCGACTTCGGGCATGGGCACCCCTTCCCTTGAAATCGTGCTCAACGAGCTGGTGGCGCTCTGCGAAATCGACTTCGCCACGCGCACGCCCAAGCCGCTCTTCCCCAGGCTGCACATCATCCGGGTCGGAACTTCCGGGGGCCTGCAGGCGTCGACGCGGCTCGGCACATCCATCATCACCGCCTACGCGTTAGGCATGGACAACACAGGCCTCTTCTACGAAACGCCCTGCCCGGACCAGACCTGCGCGCGCCTGGAACAGGAACTGGCGCACGTGATCGAGAAGGCGGCCAGGCCGGACTCGCGGTTCCGGGGAAAAATCCACCCCTACGTCTCCCGCGCCGAACCGGCTGTGGTCCGAGCGCTGACACAAGCCGCACAGGAACTTGGAGTTGCCGCCAGAACAGGCCTCACGGTCTCAAACAGCGGTTTTTTCGTGCCTCAAGGCCGCGACATCTCACGGCTGCGCCCAAGCACGCCGGAGCTGGACAGAATTTTCAGCGAATTCGATCCCGGTCTGGACGGAATGCGGGTCGAGAACATGGAAATGGAAGCAAGCTTTCTGCTGCACTTTCTCGGCGGGCTGGGGCACTGGGGAGGGGCAATCTGTCCGGTCATCGCAAACAGGCGCCACAACACCTTCGATCACGATTACCTGACCGCCATCGAGGGCGCGACAAAGACGGCGCTATTGGCCCTGGCCGCGCTTTCAACGCGTCGGGATTCAGCATTGCGGGACTAGAATGACGGAGTGGATCCCCGCCTGCGCGGGGATGACTTGCGGGCAGGCGGGGAGCGCGAATCAAGAGCGGTCCATGTCTGAATTTGGCTCAAAACGAACCAAAACATTACGAACAGCCTGTCAGGGTACACCGCAAACAAAAGTCGTCAGCCCCTTGAAGAAGGGGATCCATGAATTTTTAAGTATCTGAAAATAAAGAATTATCCTGATGGATAAATGATGTCTGCGGGGCTCTTGCGACTTTTGAAGTGGCCTTGGCTACGGCTCGGGCGAACAGGCCGTGATCGACCTCACGCCCGCGTCGACGCAGATTCTGAGGATGTCCTGCAAGGCGGCATCCTCACGCTTGGGGGAGGGAAAAAGGGCCAGGATGTCCTGCTCCCGCAGAGCCTGGGCTTCCTCCACGGTTTTTTGCAGCACCTCGTCGCAATAGGCCGATGCGCAGACAAGGCCGTCGCCGGGGATGTTGGTCAGAAAACCCACATCAATGATCCTGCCGTCGCGCACGGCCACGAAGATCTCCACGAACCGGCCGCAATCCTCCCAGCGCCCGGCCTGACAGGCCCAGCCGGGCATTCCCAGATGCGGGGGATCGAAGGCGCGCAGTTCAAGATCTTCAAGGCTCAAGCTCATCGTCGATTCTCGGAGTTTTTGCGGTTTATGAAGTCAAAATTGTCCGGCAGCGATCGGCTCGGGCTGCGCTTCCTTCCGCCCAGCATGAACAGCGACAACACCAATCCCAGAAAGCCTGCCAGTAAAAACAGTGTGCCAATCTCTTCCATGATTATCCTTGATTTGTAGCCTGTCCGGCGGGCCTTACGCAACCTTGTCGGATTTCTCCGACATGATCACATGCCTGCCGGACCATGTTCGAGCATGAAGCGAATGAGCCCGGAGGTGGTGCCGATGCCAAGTTTGCGCATGGCCCGGGTGCGATAGGTGCTGGCGGTCTTGACGCTGACGCCCATGGCTTGGGCGATGGCGGTCATGGTTTCGCCTTGTGCGAGCCTGCGCGCCACGTCGCGTTCCTGACGGGACAGGGTGTCCATGATCGTGGCCGGCCTGCGCGAGTCGAGCAGCGAGGGGTTGACGTAGATGCCCCCGTCCAGGATGGCGGTCATGGCCTCTTCGAGCTCTTCGGGGGCGGAATTCTTGCTCAGATATCCGCGCGCGCCCATGCTCAGGCACCTTTGGGCGTATTCGATCTCATGATGCATGCTGAGCATGATCACGGGCAATCCGGGATCATGCTCTCGTGCGAACTCCAAAAAATCGAGACCGCTTCCGTCGGGCAGTGAAATGTCCAGAATGACGAGATCAAAACGCGTGTCCCCGAGGACCAGACGCGCCTCATGCAGGGTGCCGGCTTCCGAGAATTCACAGTCCGGAAAACGGTCGATGATGATGTTCATGGTGCCGCGCCGCACCACCGCATGGTCGTCCACTATGAGCAGTCGCATGAGCCACTCTCCCCGGTCAGGGGCACCCTGACCAAAATTTCCGTTCCACCCTTGGGCAGCCGCGCGATGGCAAGACTGCCGCCCGCCAGCCGGACCCGCTCGCGCATCCCCAGCAGCCCCAACGACCCGGACGACTCGGCCTGGTCCGAAGTTATGCCCCGGCCATTGTCAGCCACGCGCATCACGAACTCGCCATCCCCGGCCTGCACGCTCACATGCAGGCGGCTGCAACCCGAGTGCCGCGCGGCATTGGTCAGGCACTCCTGCAGCACCCGGTACATGGCGGTGGCCAGATCGCCTGGCAGGTCGGGGAGATGGCCGAGCTGCTGGTCAACGCGAAGCCCGGAGGCCTGCGCGAAGGTCCGGATCTGCCAGGCCACGGCTTCGACGAAACCCAACTCGTCGAGCATGGGCGGACGCAGCTCCCGCGAAATGCGGCGCACCGTTTCAAGGGTCCCGGCCACCAGGGCGCGCAACTCCGCGAGCTGGGCGAGCCGCCCGTCGTCCGGGTCATGAAAGGAGCGTTCGAGGCGATGCAGGCCCATGTTCATGGCGGTCAGATCCTGCCCCAGAATATCGTGTATCTCGCGCGAGATGTGCGCACGCTCCTTCTCGATGCGGTCCTGCAGGTATCCGGAGAGGGCGCGGTATCTCTCGCGGGAAAGTTCCAGCTCGGCCGTGCGCTCGCGGACCCGCTCCGCAAGGTTCTGCCTGGCCTGGTCCAGGCAGATGCGGGTCTGCACCCGTTCCGTCACGTCCCGCAAGGACAGGCGCCAGCCCTGAAAACGACCGCGCGGATCAAAGACCCGGGTCGTTTCCTGGGACAGCCAGATACGGGTTCCATCCCGGCGGCAAATGCGAAAATCCATGGCCGGGATATCCTGTGCATGGCCGGTATCCATGGCCTGTCGCCATTTCACAAAATCATCGGCGTCGATGATCCGCGCGAAAAAATCCGCATCGCGCAGCGCTTCCCCGGCCGGATAGCCCGTCACCCGCAGACAGGACGGAGAGACATAGCGCAGCGGGCCGCCAGCCTCCATCCAGATCTCCAGATCATAGGTGAAATCTGCCACCGTGCGATACATGTGCAGCAGCGTTCGTTGGCGGGACCTGAGGCGCGGAATCAAAAGGCGGGATTTCATGGGTACCGTATGGATCAGAAGCGGCCGGGAAGCAAGCCCGGCCGCTTCCAAATCGCGGCGGCAAAAGCGCACCGGGCCTTGGCGATCGGTCACGGTGCTCAAAGATCGAATTCCCCGGCTCGTTCGGGCTGATAGACAATCTCCTCGATCCGCACCCGCAGCATTCCTCCGCCGGGTCTTGGCCACTGGATTTCATCGCCGATGGACAGCCCGAGCAGTGCGCTGCCCACCGGGGCCAGGATCGAAATCGTCGAGCCCGGCGCGTCGGCGGGACCGCTGGAACCGGGATAGACGAGCGTAAGACAGAACTCCTCTCCGGCGGGCATGAGCTTGAATTTGACGGTGGAGTTCATGGTCACCACGGTGGGCGGCACATTTTTCGGGTCGACGATGATGGCGCGGTCCAGCTCGTCCTCAAGATCGGCTTTGCCCGCAAATCCCCCCTTCGGCAGGGAGTCGAGAAGTATTTCAAGACGCTCGGCGTCAAGAGAGGTTATGGTGATACTTGGTTTTCTGTTCATGATTGTCCTTATGCACTCATTCTTTTTTTTGGCGCGTAGCGCATGCAGTCAACACAGATAAATCCGTGTTCATGCGACAGGCAGCGCGCGAAAGAAGACATTCGTCCGGAAAGATGAAAATCGTCAAGCTTGACAGAATATTCTTACAAATCGATTTCATTTTCTTGAAAAAAAAGCACTCGAATAAAAAATATGACGCACATATAATTTCATGTTGAAATAATTTTTCCGACAAATAATTCATCTCATTTTTTTTACTTTGCAATAAAACACGCATTTCTTTGAGAAAGGTTCTTGAAAACTGATTTTTGATAAAAAACGTCCAAGACAAAACAACCAGACTTGCATGAATGTAAAAATGCGTATAGTAGATCGCCATCTTTTGAATCCGGCATTCCCTGGGGGAGGCTTCCGCGCGGAAGCCTCCCCTTCGCTTTGCCCCTAACGGCTTGCCCGACGCCGAATCCCTGCCGAGGAGGAAACCATGGCCTTTCGAATCACAAACAGCCCCACTGCCAAAACCCGGCAGTTTCATCAGCGCATCTGAATCTGAATACCCTTGCAGCAATTGCCTTGGGGGGGGGATGCGTCGATGGCGCATCCCCCTTTTTGTTGCCCGAAAATCAACTAAAAACATCGACAGGAGCCTGAAATGCTGGATCTTTCCGTAAAAAAACCGGAGGCGCTTCTGCCTACCGACATCTTCTTCCAGACCCCCTACTGGGCGCAGGTCAAATCCCGGCAGGGATTCAAGCCCCTGGCATTCGACCTGGAATCCAGGAAATGCGGAGATGTCCTGGTGCTCTTGCAGCCCTTGGGCGACAAGAAGGTCGCCGTGGTCCCCCAGGGGCCGGAGTACGCTCCCGATGAGGAAAACTACGGCCCGTTTCTCGAGGATTTCTCCCTGGCTCTGGGCAAGGAACTGGGGCCTGAGGTGGCCTTCATCCGCTACGACCTGCCATGGAAGTCTCTCTATGCCGACGAGATGAGAAAGCGGGAATGGACCGCGTTTCCGGAGCCCAGAATCAGGGAGATGCGCATGAACATGGGCACCCGGCACTGGAATATCCGCAAAGCGTTCACGGATCTGACCGTGGCCAGCTCACTGGTGGTGGATCTCGACGGAAACGACGATGCGCTCCTTGCGCGCATGAAGGCCAAGACCCGCTACAACATAGGCCTGGCACAGCGCAAAGGCGTAACGGCACGCACGGTCAGCGCGGAGAACCTTCCGGAATTTCACGCCCTGTACTGCCAAACCGCGCAACGCAACGGGTTTGCGCCGTGCAGCTTCGAGAACTTCGCGGCCCTTTTCAAATGCCGACTGGCCGCAAGGGGCAATTCGGAGCTTGTCTTTCTGCTGGCCGGCCACGGGAAGGACAATCTGGCCGGGGCCATCATTGGCATCTCGGGCAAGGCGGCCAATTTTCTCTACGGAGCGTCTTCAAACCAGAAACGCGGCCTCATGGCTCCCTATCTCATGCACTGGACAGCCATGACCCTGGCCCGCGATCGCGGTTGCCTGACCTATGAGATGGGCGCGGTCTCCCCCGGCCTTGACCCCGCACACCCGTTTCACGGCATGTACCGCTTCAAGACCGGATTCGGCGGCAGGATCGAACTCAGAAGCGGCTCCTGGGACTTCCCCCTGGACCAGGATGCATACCGCAGCTTCTGCAACGCCGAGGGCCTGACCCGCTACCGGTCCACGCAACGCGCGTCCTGACACGGGCCGGGGCTTCAGGCACCTTGTTTTTGGATTTGTGTGGGGATGCGGATAAAATGGATCGCTGCGGAAGCAGGAATTGCTCAGGCTTTCATGACAACTGAAGGATTTGGCGGGAGCGATTCCGGGCGCGTTACCGACAGGCTCACAAGGGGCGCCGGAGAGAAATCCGGCCCCCTGTCTTTCGTCAGTCCAGAAACACTTTCCAGTTCATGTCCAGAGCTTCACCCAGTTTTTTGGCCATGCCCTTGCCTATGGGACGGGCGCCGCGCTCCATTCCGGAGATATGCGACTTGTGCACACCGATGACGGCGGCCAGGGCAGCCTGGGTCATCCCGCGCAAACCTCGGGCCCCGGCCAGCACCCTGCCCGCAGTGGACTCGGGGAACACCTCGTCGGCCGGAACATTGGCCTCTGCCGCGTCCACGATGGCCCTGGCCACGGCATCGACGCGATCAGCGGAGATGGCGGCACTGATGACCACCAAACCGTCAGTACGGAGCGTTTTCGTGAGTTCCAACATACATGATCTCCACAAGGACAGCTACTTTGTTGCGCACCTGCCACACAACCACATAAGAAGGGTTTGATTCGATTTTTCTTCTGGAATTATTGATGAGGCCCGGGAATATACCAAAAACGGATAATAATCTGTAAGAAACAGGCGTGTTATGGAAAAACCAATAGAATTATGTATCCGTTGCAACACCATGCGTACGGACTCACAGGCCAGCGATTTCATCCGTCACGCCCTGTCACCGAGAAGGGACGCCATCCCCTCCTCGGTGGCGAAACGCCGTTATTGGGCAGGCGGCTAGGCGTCCTGCAACTGCTCCGTCATGAGCTGCTGCAGCTGTTGCTGCAACTCCTGGATCTGCTGCAAATACGGGGCGGCCGCGCTTTGCTTCTGTTCGGGAGGCAGGTCGCTGTCCATGATGTGCTTGACCTTGTCCATGAGGGCCTTGATGCGCTTTTCGATATCCTCGACCTGGCTGCCCGACCCCGAATTGCTCGCTGCTCCGGAGCTTTCGCCGGCGTCGACGCCCTTGACCGACGTACTGGTCGTGCCATCAGATCCCTTGCCCACAGGCGCCGTTGCCGCGACGGAGGACGTCCCTTGCGAGTCATCCCGGTCCATGGCGCTGACCTGCTTGCTTCGGAAATACTCAAGCAGGCGCTTGGCCTCCGATGAAAGACTGACCGTATCCCCCTGACTTGCCTGTTTGTTTCCGGTTACGCGCTCCCGAGCCGGATAGCCTGTGCGCATGGTCATGACTGATTCCGTGCCGCCGATCTCCATGTTCCCTCCTTGCCGGCAGGAATATACTGCCGCATTGCGAACCAAATTGTCAGTTGAAGCAAAAATCGTGCATGAAGGCACAGGCCAGCAGCCTCGGTCGCGGCAATTTACCGGCGACTGCTCCGAAATCGCGGTTTGAGTTACAAGCGTATCTAAATATGGATTTTTTTATGACTACGTGTTTTATGTAGAACGCGCCGGACGCATCCATCGGCATCCCGCGTTCCGAAGACCCCGGCCATCAGGCCTGAAAACACCCGCCGCTCGTGGCTACCCAATTATCATCATGCTGAAACAAGGAGAAACGCATGCTGAACCGATTCAAACTGCGCTACAAAATTCTTATTCCCGTGGGCGTGGTTTCCGTCATGATTTTCGGTCTGATCATGTTTCTGGTGCAAATGCAGATCAAGGAAAAGGCCGTCCAGGACATCCGCAATCTTTCACTGGAGATCAGTCAGCGTTACGCGAACATGGTCAAGGGGGAACTCGACGCCGCCATCGGGGCCGCCAAGGCCATGGCGGCGGCGGTTGCCAACGAGCGCAGCCAGAACATCCCCGAGCGGCCGGTGGTGACGGGATTGCTGCGCAAAACCCTGGAGGCCTTCCCCGGAATTTTCGGGACATGGACGGCCTGGGACCCCAACGCGTTTGACGGCCGGGATCATGCGCACGTGAGTGCCGACGCCCTGCACGAGGAGTCGGGACGATTTCTCCCCTATTTCATCCGGGGACAAAAGGGGATCGAAGAGACCCACACCACCGCGTCCGCCTCTTCGAGTCGCGACGACGCCGACAAATGGTACTGGTATCCCTTGCAGAACGGAAAAATGCTCGTGACCGAACCTACGGTATATGAAGTCGCGGGCATGGACCGCATGATGATAAGCGTATGCGTGCCCCTGACCGAAGAGGGAACGGGCGTGGTCGGCCTGGACTTGAGCCTTGAGAACCTGCAGGACGTCGCCTCCCGCATCAAGGTTTTCGATGACGGATACGGCCTGCTGCTGTCGGACACGGGAATGATCGTGGCCCACCCGGACAAGGCCAGGATCGGCCAAAACTTCTCCGAATTTCTGGTCGGCGCCAACAAGGAAAGCGTCGCCAAGGCCCTCAAGGAAGGCTCCCAGGCCTTCTTTTCCCAGAAGTCCGAATCCTCCGGCCTGGACATGCTCTACTGCATGACTCCCGTGGCCCTGGAAGGAGCCGAGGGCGCCTGGAGTTTCGTGGTCGGCATTCCCGAGGACAAGATGTTCGAAAACGCCCGCAATGTGCAGCTTCTGCTATTGGGGCTGAGCCTGGGCGGCCTGGCCCTGCTGATCGGCGCCGTTTTCGTCATCACCAGGCAGATAGTCCTGCCGATTGGCCGCATGGTGACCATGCTCAAGGATATTTCCGAAGGCGAAGGTGACCTGACCAAACGACTGGAGGCCGACAGCAAGGACGAAATCGGCGAAATGGCCCGTTATTTCAACGCATTCGTCAGCAAGCTTCAAGGCATCATCGGTTCAATCAGCGATAATGCCGGAACCTTGACCTCGTCCGCCGCGGGCTTGTCGAACATCAGCGAAAAATCCTCCCGGGGCGTCCAGGACCTGGCATCCCGCACCACCACCGTGGCGGCAGCAGCCGAGGAATTGAGCGCCAACACCATCTCCGTGTCCTCCAACATGGAAGAGACCTCGACAAACCTGAGTTCCGTGGCTTCGGCCACCGAAGAGATGAGCACGACCATCAACGAGATTGCCGACAACACGGAACGCGCGCGCTCGACTACGGACACAGCTTCCAAGAAGATCGACACCTTCTCCGGAATGCTCCAGGATCTGGGCACTTCCGCCAACGAAATCGGCAAGGTCACCGAAGCCATCAACGACATCTCGGCCCAGACCAACCTGCTGGCCCTGAACGCCACCATAGAGGCGGCCAGAGCTGGTGAAGCGGGTCGGGGTTTTGCCGTTGTCGCCAATGAAATCAAGGAGCTGGCGCAGAAAACAGCTGCCGCCACCGACGACATCAGATCAAAGATCAGCGGCATCCAGACGGCAACGGGCACCGCCGTCAACGATATCCAGAGCATCGTGCAGGTCATTCAGGACGTGAACGACATCGTGACCACAATCGCCGCCGCCATCGAGGAGCAGGCCATGGCAACTCGCGAAGTGGCCACCAACATCGCCCAGGCCACGACCGGCGTTCAGGACGCCAATTCGCTCATCGCCCAGATGTCCACCGCATCGTCCGACATCGCGCAGGACATCACCAATGTGGATAATGTCACCAGCGAACTGCGCCAGGGCGGAGAACTCGTCCAGGAAAGAGCGCTGGAGCTGGCCCAATTGTCGGAGCAGCTCAAGATGCTGGTGGGGCAATTCAAGGTGCGCTGAGGCAATGACCCTGGCGGTGCCGGGATTTCCCGGCCCGCCCCTGCTTGAAGCGGACCAGGAGCCTGCCGTCAGAAAGAGGCCGGAACAAAAAGCCCTGCGACGATCAATTCCGGATCATCGCAGGGCCTTTTTCATGTTCGATCGCGAGTCGTCTCTGCCTCGCGCCCGCGTCCTCGGGACGGCAGTTCTGCCCGGAGAGGAGCTAGGACTTTCCGCCAAACAGGGACTTGAGCGTGTCGATGGGGACCGGGAAGACGATGGTCGAGTTCTTCTCTCCGGCTATTTCCCCAAGAGTCTGGAGGTATCTGAGCTGGATCGCGCTTGGGCTCTCGGAGAGCTTTTCCGCCGCCTCCACCAGCTTCTGCGCGGCCTGCTGCTCGCCTTCGGCGTGGATGACCTTGGCGCGCCGCTGCCGTTCCGCCTCGGCCTGCTTGGCGATGGCCCGGATCATGGATTCGTCGAGATCGACATGCTTGATCTCCACGTTGGAGACCTTGATTCCCCAGCCATCGGTCTGGCGGTCGAGAATCTTCTGGATGTCCTCGTTGAGCTTGTCGCGCTCGGCCAGGATCTCGTCGAGCTCATGTTTTCCGAGCACCGAACGCAAGGTTGTCTGGGCCAGCTGGCTGGTGGCGTCCATGAAGTGCTCGACCGCGATGATGGCCTTTTCCGGATCGATGACCCGGTAATAGACCACGGCGTTGACCCGCACGGAGACGTTGTCGTGGGAGATGACGTCCTGGGTCGGGACATCCATGACCACGGTGCGCAGATCCACCCGGACCATCTGCTGCACGAAGGGGATGAGGATGATCATGCCCGGCCCCTTGACCTTGTCGAACCGGCCCAGGGTGAACACGACTCCGCGCTCGTACTCGCGCAGAATCTTGATGGTATAGTAAAGTAGGACGACCAGCAGGATGACGCTGAAGGTCACGAATTGCAGAAAATAGGGATTCATGCGGTTCTCCTTGTCATTGGTTGCCGTTGCCGGTTGGCGCCGGGGTGACGGAAAGGACGAGCCCCTCGTCCTCCATGGCCACGATGCGCACCTTGTCGCCCTGGCGGATCGGATGCCCTGACCGGGCCGACCAGTTCTCGCCCTGCAGATGCACCCGTCCGAATCCGTCAATGAAATCCTGGATGGCTTCAGCCTCAAGGCCCACCATGGCCTCGCGGCTGCTCAGGCGCGGCTTGCGCAAGGTGCGCGCCGCGACCCAGACGATACCGCCGAAGACCAGGGCCGAACCAGCGCCCATGCCGGCGATGACGCCCGTGTTGATGCGGAATTCGGGAATATCGCCCTCGAACAGGATGACCGATCCGAACACCACGGCAACAATGCCGCCAATGCCCAGAATCCCGAAGGCCGGGATGAAAAGCTCCACCCCGATCAGCGCGAGCCCCAGCAGAATGAGGGCCAGCCCGGCATAGTTCACGGGCAGAATCTGGAACGCATACAGGGCCAGCAGCAGGCAGATGCCGCCGATGACGCCGGGCACCATGGCGCCCGGATTGTAGCCTTCG
Proteins encoded:
- a CDS encoding PAS domain-containing sensor histidine kinase, which encodes MTDRQGPVRFCRRDLEAAGLASRPLLIHTVPMKSRLLIPRLRSRQRTLLHMYRTVADFTYDLEIWMEAGGPLRYVSPSCLRVTGYPAGEALRDADFFARIIDADDFVKWRQAMDTGHAQDIPAMDFRICRRDGTRIWLSQETTRVFDPRGRFQGWRLSLRDVTERVQTRICLDQARQNLAERVRERTAELELSRERYRALSGYLQDRIEKERAHISREIHDILGQDLTAMNMGLHRLERSFHDPDDGRLAQLAELRALVAGTLETVRRISRELRPPMLDELGFVEAVAWQIRTFAQASGLRVDQQLGHLPDLPGDLATAMYRVLQECLTNAARHSGCSRLHVSVQAGDGEFVMRVADNGRGITSDQAESSGSLGLLGMRERVRLAGGSLAIARLPKGGTEILVRVPLTGESGSCDCS
- the rnk gene encoding nucleoside diphosphate kinase regulator: MNRKPSITITSLDAERLEILLDSLPKGGFAGKADLEDELDRAIIVDPKNVPPTVVTMNSTVKFKLMPAGEEFCLTLVYPGSSGPADAPGSTISILAPVGSALLGLSIGDEIQWPRPGGGMLRVRIEEIVYQPERAGEFDL
- a CDS encoding lipid II:glycine glycyltransferase FemX is translated as MLDLSVKKPEALLPTDIFFQTPYWAQVKSRQGFKPLAFDLESRKCGDVLVLLQPLGDKKVAVVPQGPEYAPDEENYGPFLEDFSLALGKELGPEVAFIRYDLPWKSLYADEMRKREWTAFPEPRIREMRMNMGTRHWNIRKAFTDLTVASSLVVDLDGNDDALLARMKAKTRYNIGLAQRKGVTARTVSAENLPEFHALYCQTAQRNGFAPCSFENFAALFKCRLAARGNSELVFLLAGHGKDNLAGAIIGISGKAANFLYGASSNQKRGLMAPYLMHWTAMTLARDRGCLTYEMGAVSPGLDPAHPFHGMYRFKTGFGGRIELRSGSWDFPLDQDAYRSFCNAEGLTRYRSTQRAS
- a CDS encoding helix-turn-helix domain-containing protein — encoded protein: MLELTKTLRTDGLVVISAAISADRVDAVARAIVDAAEANVPADEVFPESTAGRVLAGARGLRGMTQAALAAVIGVHKSHISGMERGARPIGKGMAKKLGEALDMNWKVFLD
- a CDS encoding FlxA-like family protein, giving the protein MEIGGTESVMTMRTGYPARERVTGNKQASQGDTVSLSSEAKRLLEYFRSKQVSAMDRDDSQGTSSVAATAPVGKGSDGTTSTSVKGVDAGESSGAASNSGSGSQVEDIEKRIKALMDKVKHIMDSDLPPEQKQSAAAPYLQQIQELQQQLQQLMTEQLQDA
- a CDS encoding methyl-accepting chemotaxis protein: MLNRFKLRYKILIPVGVVSVMIFGLIMFLVQMQIKEKAVQDIRNLSLEISQRYANMVKGELDAAIGAAKAMAAAVANERSQNIPERPVVTGLLRKTLEAFPGIFGTWTAWDPNAFDGRDHAHVSADALHEESGRFLPYFIRGQKGIEETHTTASASSSRDDADKWYWYPLQNGKMLVTEPTVYEVAGMDRMMISVCVPLTEEGTGVVGLDLSLENLQDVASRIKVFDDGYGLLLSDTGMIVAHPDKARIGQNFSEFLVGANKESVAKALKEGSQAFFSQKSESSGLDMLYCMTPVALEGAEGAWSFVVGIPEDKMFENARNVQLLLLGLSLGGLALLIGAVFVITRQIVLPIGRMVTMLKDISEGEGDLTKRLEADSKDEIGEMARYFNAFVSKLQGIIGSISDNAGTLTSSAAGLSNISEKSSRGVQDLASRTTTVAAAAEELSANTISVSSNMEETSTNLSSVASATEEMSTTINEIADNTERARSTTDTASKKIDTFSGMLQDLGTSANEIGKVTEAINDISAQTNLLALNATIEAARAGEAGRGFAVVANEIKELAQKTAAATDDIRSKISGIQTATGTAVNDIQSIVQVIQDVNDIVTTIAAAIEEQAMATREVATNIAQATTGVQDANSLIAQMSTASSDIAQDITNVDNVTSELRQGGELVQERALELAQLSEQLKMLVGQFKVR